A window of Psychroflexus sp. ALD_RP9 contains these coding sequences:
- a CDS encoding DUF4252 domain-containing protein, with protein MKTISILIAMSVTMLTSSMMAQDFSQFENKKGITSVLVTKQMFKLMSKLDLQSQDEDMQDYIKLVENLEDIKIFISQNQTTKNSLKAEVDNYLANTKLDLLMKVNDDDNQVVFYVKPGKTDDLVNQLFMYVNSGNSNDSETVVMLINGLIDLNEISKLTSQLDVPGAESLENLKNKKNK; from the coding sequence ATGAAAACAATATCAATTTTAATAGCCATGAGTGTAACAATGTTAACAAGCTCTATGATGGCTCAGGATTTTTCTCAATTTGAGAATAAAAAAGGAATTACATCTGTATTAGTTACCAAACAAATGTTTAAGTTAATGAGTAAATTAGACTTGCAAAGTCAAGATGAAGATATGCAAGATTACATCAAATTAGTCGAAAACTTAGAAGATATTAAGATTTTTATTAGTCAAAATCAAACAACTAAAAACAGCTTAAAAGCCGAGGTTGATAATTATTTGGCCAACACAAAGCTTGATTTACTTATGAAAGTAAATGATGATGATAATCAAGTTGTTTTTTATGTAAAACCAGGAAAAACAGACGATTTGGTTAATCAACTCTTCATGTACGTTAATAGTGGCAATAGTAACGACTCTGAAACCGTTGTGATGTTAATTAATGGTCTAATAGATTTGAATGAAATTTCTAAACTTACAAGTCAACTTGACGTTCCAGGTGCAGAATCGCTTGAAAATTTAAAAAACAAGAAAAATAAATAA
- a CDS encoding DoxX family protein encodes MDYIDIILKLIIALGIFNVWLIRYNKPTKWRGAEAKNMADEFKAYGLPSIAVPFIGGLKVLAAIGLILSFWFPEIELYSALVMSILMIGAISMHVKINDELKKSLPAFLMLLLSILVILIN; translated from the coding sequence ATGGATTATATAGATATCATTTTGAAATTAATTATTGCACTAGGAATTTTTAATGTTTGGTTGATAAGGTATAACAAGCCTACTAAATGGCGAGGTGCTGAGGCTAAAAATATGGCTGATGAATTTAAAGCTTACGGATTACCTAGTATTGCAGTGCCATTTATTGGAGGTTTAAAAGTCTTAGCTGCTATTGGATTAATTTTAAGCTTTTGGTTTCCAGAAATTGAACTTTATTCTGCATTAGTTATGAGCATTTTGATGATAGGTGCAATTTCTATGCATGTAAAGATTAATGATGAGCTTAAAAAATCATTACCAGCATTTTTAATGTTGTTGCTATCTATTTTAGTTATATTAAT
- a CDS encoding DUF4252 domain-containing protein has protein sequence MKHIITTFCLLILVSCSNKQSLQEYLISKDKDANFKTMSVATDLLVPNIEELSAKEQATLKKIKSINVAAMIKDTINQVAYEDETRKVEAILDHSTYQTLMKMNADDKGMNLLYIGDDNKIDEVVFYGKSDEAGMLVARLNSRDLKPNDLAKLLSMADKLDMSQVENFTKNLK, from the coding sequence ATGAAACATATAATCACAACATTTTGCTTATTGATTTTAGTCTCATGTTCAAACAAACAAAGTTTACAAGAGTATTTAATATCTAAAGATAAAGATGCTAATTTTAAAACAATGAGTGTAGCAACCGATTTATTGGTGCCCAATATTGAAGAGTTATCGGCTAAAGAACAAGCAACTTTGAAAAAAATTAAATCGATTAATGTTGCTGCTATGATAAAAGATACAATTAATCAAGTAGCATATGAAGATGAAACCAGAAAAGTTGAAGCTATTCTAGATCATTCAACCTACCAAACACTAATGAAAATGAATGCTGATGATAAAGGCATGAACTTATTATATATTGGTGATGACAATAAAATTGATGAAGTTGTTTTTTATGGAAAAAGTGATGAAGCTGGAATGTTGGTAGCACGTTTAAATAGTCGGGATTTAAAACCAAATGATTTAGCTAAACTCTTAAGTATGGCAGATAAATTAGATATGTCGCAAGTCGAAAATTTCACAAAAAATTTAAAATAA